A segment of the Fusarium oxysporum f. sp. lycopersici 4287 chromosome 4, whole genome shotgun sequence genome:
ACAGACGGGTTCGTCACTGGACTGGTATGTTGTGCTTGAAGTCGAACTTTGATCACATCAAGAGGATTTCCGATGATGATTCCAACAGCACCACTGAGATAGCCAGCCCAGAAATCAGCCGACATTATGAGACTATTTTTGTAGACTCTATAGGCGAGAAAAGAAGATCAGTATTCCTTGACACTTTGCGCTGAGCCACAGTGATAGTGCTCAAGACGCCGAGGTATACGAGGCCCCAGGCCAAACCGAGCCGTGCAAGAGGAGCTCGATTCGCAGTAGCCTGGACATTAATTCGACGAAACCGCGTAAGATATTGCCAATGCACAAAGTGTCCAGCAACAGTTGCAGTCAAAATTCCAGTGCGATGTCGTGCAATTGCTACTTGAAGAGGGGTCGGTCCAGAGGATTGATGGTCGGCAAAAGGACCTCCACCGGCCGATCGGCTTTGATCGGAGTTGGAGAGATTGACGCTTGAAGGCATGTGTTAGCGATCCAGGGTCTTTCAGAGCCGCATACTGAGAAAGTAGATGATCCGCGGTGACCTACCCTGACGACGTTGCAGCAAATGGGCTTTCAGTTATCATCTTTGGCTGGTTTTTGACCGAGTGAGTTGTATAAGGGGAAAAggagaaaaggagaagataTATTCCTTGCCACCAGTTTCGGTCCCATCATGAACCGAACGACAAACTTGATTCTTCGACCGATTCCCGATGGATCCAATGTTACCTAAGCTAGTGGAGGCTTTAAGTTTTAAGTCCAAGCTTTCGGCGGTTTCGGGGTCTTTGCCGGGGATGCAATTGTAAGAAGAGGTAAAGCTAGTGGCGGTTCACGTGATAGCGTGTTTCTGCCTGCTGTCGCGTCGAGTCACTGACATCGCGCTTGCCTATTTACCCTCCATTGATTCTCGCTGGGGTGGCAAGAAATCTTTCACACTTGGAACAATCGCTTGATAAGTCTCTGAAACGAGAGGATATTCAAGATGGGAGCAGCGTGAGTGTCAGGACACTTTGGCGCGTTGTTGCAAGCTCTAATACTCAATTCAGGTCCCCTCTCGTCGCGACGCCACTTGCTGGCAAGGACAAAACTCTAGGCAAGCGGATGCCAACGCCCTCTTCAATTGACCGTCTTCACAAACCATTCAAATGCCCTGGTGTCGCTGGAAGAAGTACGGCTGTTGATCGACCGTCCCGCAAGCGAAGAAAGGTTGATTATGGTGGTGCCGACGGCGAAGCAGATAATGATAAACCATACTCCAACGATGACAGGCTTGCGCTTGCCACTCGAGATATCAACCGTTTCCCCGTTTTCCAGGCCAAAGATAAAGGTCTTGTTTTCCGCAAGGCCTTTTCTGTGCcattgaagaacaaggacagcGCTGCATACAATCCCAATCGTGCCCCTCCTACTCTGGGTCTACGGCAAGGTGCAGTCTTCATTGCGAAGCCTCTACATGACCCCAGTGGCGAATTCGCAATTGTTCTTCATGACCCGACTGTCGACGACAAACCAAGAGATGTCCCCAAGGCAATTGAGCCCGCCAAGACAGAGACTGCTGATGGGAAACTTGACGCTCCACTTGTACATAAGAGTCTTGCTGAGATTCTCGGAATCAAGAAAAAGGTGGATGGCGAACACCCTCGCGTTCCAGTCGTAATTGACCCGAAGCTGGCCAAGATCCTTCGTCCCCATCAGGTCGAAGGTGTCAAATTTATGTATCGATGTGTTACTGGCctgattgatgagaaggccAATGGCTGCATTATGGCCGACGAGATGGGTCTGGGAAAGACTCTTCAGTGCATCTCTCTGATGTGGACACTACTCAAGCAATCCCCCGATGCTGGAAAGCCGACAATTCAGAAAGCAATCGTTGTCTGTCCTGCCAGTTTGGTCAAGAATTGGGCCAACGAGTTGGTGAAGTGGCTTGGTCCTAATGCCATCAACCCATTCGCCATCGATGGAAAGGCGTCTAAAGAAGAACTGACGCGTCAGCTTCGACAGTGGGCAATTGCTAGTGGTCGGGCCGTCACCAGGCCAGTCATCATTGTTTCCTACGAAACTCTGCGATTGAACGTGGAGGAACTGAAGCACACAAAGATCGGCCTGCTTTTCTGTGATGAGGGCCATCGTCTCAAGAATAGCGACAGCAATACCTTCAATGCTCTCAACAGTCTCAATGTTTCGCGGCGTGTCATTCTTACAGGCACACCCATCCAGAATGATCTCACGGAGTATTTCTCGCTCACAAGTTTTGCAAACCCCGATCTGCTCGGCACACGGCTGGAGTTTCGCAAACGCTACGAAATCCCAATTCTACGAGGCCGAGATGCTGATGCGTCAGAGGAAGATCGAAAGAAGGGCGATGAGTGCACTGCGGCATTGCTCAATGTTGTCAACAAGTTCCTGATTCGCCGTACTAACGACATCCTTTCCAAGTACTTGCCTGTCAAGTACGAGCACGTTGTGTTCTGTAATCTTGCACCCTTCCAGTTTGACCTCTACAACTACTTCATCAAGAGTCCTGACATTCAGGCTCTCCTGAGAGGCAAGGGAAGTCAACCTTTGAAAGCCAtcaacattctcaagaagctttgtAACCATCCTGATCTTTTGAACATGGCGGATGATCTGCCGGGCTCAGAGCAGTGCTTCCCAGACGACTATGTACCCAAGGAATCCCGTGGTCGAGATCGCGAGATCAAGTCCTGGTATTCAGGCAAAATGGCAGTGTTGGATCGCATGCTGGCTCGCATCCGCCAAGACACAAACGACAAGATTGTGTTGATTAGCAACTATACTTCGACACTGGATCTTTTTGAACGAATGTGCCGCTCTCGTCAGTATGGATGTTTGCGACTCGATGGAACCATGAACGTCAACAAGCGTCAGAAGCTTGTCGATCGATTCAACGACCCTGAAGGTGACGAATTCGTCTTCCTACTGAGCAGCAAGGCTGGTGGATGTGGTATCAACCTTATCGGCGCGAACCGCCTAGTGCTATTCGACCCCGATTGGAACCCGGCTGCTGACCAACAGGCGCTTGCTCGAGTGTGGCGCGATGGACAAAAGAAAGACTGTTTCGTGTACCGCTTCATCGCAACGGGCACTATCGAGGAGAAGATCTTCCAGCGCCAGTCTCACAAACAAAGTTTGTCTTCTTGCGTTGTGGACTCGGCGGAAGATGTTGAACGGCATTTCTCGCTCGACAGTCTCCGTGAGCTTTTCCAGTACCGGCCAGATACCAAGAGTGACACTCATGAGACGTTCAAGTGCAAGCGGTGTAAGCCTGATGGCAAGCAGTATATCAAGGCGCCGGCCATGCTGTATGGTGATACCAGCACATGGAATCATTTTGTCAACGAGGGACTGAAACCCATCCAGGACTTGCTCTTGAGGCAAGAATGTGGAGAGTCCGAGGTTTCTGCCGTGTTCCAGTACATTTCTCACTAAGTTATCAGCTGTGTGTCTTTAATGATTCATGTTCACGAGGCATGCAGGGCGTTATTGTGGATTAGCGATATTGGAAGGTCATTATCTTTTTTATGGAGTTTCATCCCAGACCTGTTTAGGTCGACAGGCTTCACTGTAGAGTGATCTTAGATGTCAAAACACTGATAgaatataaaatactaaaagcAACCCAGAGCGCACTGGGTTTTGTACCCATTCTCCATGCATTGCGTTGTAAGATCTCCATCTATCATACCACAAGTTCGTGGCTTATCACCCTATCGTACCAGGAGCTGCATTCGTCCCGAGTTGTTCTATTCGATTGACTGAGAGAACTGACAAACCTATCTATATGCTTCGAGTTACTCTGTATCATGGCTTCTATCATGTTGAAGTCATGAGAGGTAGGCACAGTGCTCATGACATGTACTCTTGTTTTCGCACTGTCAAGAATTTGCTAGTTCAAGTTTTAGTCTTTCTGACCAAGGTGAACCTTTTGAGAGTCTCAACCCCAGCAGTCAACATCGCTAGGATTACCTTAGTCAAATCAAAGGAATCCGGCTACTCTCCATCAAACACATCAAAATGTCTTCAAAGCCTACCAACCAGTCCTCTCCGGAGTTTACCTCCTACTACCTTCAACGCGCAACACAAGAGCTCTCAGAGGACCTTGACAAAGTTCGCAACGCGGAGGACTTCAAGGCCGATTCCATCCCTTTCCTTGTTCACGCTCTGCAACAGGGTGCGGACCTTTTCTCTCCTGAGGACCAGAAGAGAGTGGTTGCTGCACCAAAGGCCAAGGACGGGGATGCATGAGCAGACTGTATATACGCAGTCCAGATCATTTCAGTCTACTACGTGAACGCACGACAGCATTTCAGATCCGCTCGTTTGCAACTTGTGGATTAGTGCGAGCCATTCTTCACCACTTCCCACGAGACAAGTATATGTCAAATCACAAGGATGGCGTTTTTCTCGGCAGACAGAAAGCTGTTCTATCGACACCAAGAACGCTTGACACTGCACCCCAATACGCCATAGCGTGTGTATCAACCCAGTGAAAAGGGGAAAAGTCAGATTCAGAAATTAGGTCAATTAGCGGCCGTTACTTCATAAGGGTATCTCAAAGCAGAGTCAACACTACATCAAGCGCGCAATACAATCAATCTATATATACGTCTGTCTCCCACCCGTGCCGAAGTACGGCGGTATGTCATTCCTTCATCAGTATGTCCATATGCACGGTCTAGTTCGAGTTACGGCGTCGTTCGAGTCGGACAGCCCATCCCTTGATGGCGAGGACGATAACGACCCAAGCCATTAGGAGGGCGACCAGGCCATGGTGACAGTGTACATGAACATGGCGANNNNNNNNNNNNNNNNNNNNNNNNNNNNNNNNNNNNNNNNNNNNNNNNNNNNNNNNNNNNNNNNNNNNNNNNNNNNNNNNNNNNNNNNNNNNNNNNNNNNNNNNAGTTAGCTTTTCGAATCTTTTTGCAAGGGCGGTTGACATACACTAGCCATGAAGATGATACCTCCAGCGATCAATCCAAAAGCAGCCAGGAGTTCCGTCGGGGGTCGTGATGGGAAAATGGACTTGGGTGGCTTCAGGTACATGATGAGGTAGGTCAACCCTCGAGCAAGGGAAGCCCCTAGAAGGAGGTCACCCCACTGCTTGTGAACCATGCTAGACATCATGGTATGCTGTGTGTGGGAGCTCATCATGAGTCCAAGCAGCATGATGACCAGAGCTGGTATGGGGTTGAGCGAGAACTCGTATGTGTCGGGAGCTTCGGATTCGTTTGCTTCTTCGACCGTGTAAGGGCTCTTGGGTTGAACTTCGTCCACGGttgtgttgagaagatcgcGAATACGTGTCGACTCGATGAGCATACCGCACTAAAGAAACAAGTCAGTTTTTGCTTTGGGAAATCGACTGGAGCAGATCGTGGGACTTACCAAGCCTCCTCCAATGAACAGAACTGTGATGGAGATGTGCTCCATGTCCTGGGCGGTCCAGTCTCCTCCCCAACCGCCGAGGTGCTCCATGAAGATATTGGTAGCGCCatagaagaagatcaagaagctctcgaCGAACTCAGCGGAAGGGCGCCACTTCTGGGAGTTCTTCCTTGGTCGAACATTCCATGCCCAGCCAAGCTCTCCAAAGCTGCCAGTCCAGCGACCGAGGGTGAAGATACCTAGCCAGAAGAAAACACCGCCCTTGATCCAATGCGCCAATCCATTGAAGATTCCGCCTCCCTCCTGGACGATTTGTTAGTCAAGTGTCGCAACCAAGGTATCTGCTAGCAACTTACAAAGAAACGGCCAAAGGTGACAACACCAGTCGCGAGCGCAATGAAGCCGAAAGGAAGGATAATGCGATCGACTATGCAACGGCCGAGGTTGAGATACTTCCATACTCGCGACGCAGCGATCTTGGAGGCGTGGCGAGCAAAGGTTCCCTGAGGTTCAGGAGAGGCTAGTGACAATTCCTCCAGgtcaccatcatcgtcctcgtaCTCCTTCCTGGGGTTGTTGACAGGCGACTCCATGCCATTGAGAGTGGATGCCGAGTCGCTTCGAAGCGATGGCGTGTTTGGTTCGGTTCCTCGTCCACTGTCGTTGGACATTCGGTAGGGGCTGTCATTGTGGTAGCCATTGTGCGAAGAGTAGTCGGCCTCTCGTGTCGCGACAGGTAGAAAAGCATGTCTCTCGTTACTCGACGTctttcctttgcccttgaGAGCTCCCGCGATACAGCCCACGGCACTTACAAGGACCTGGGCGCAAACGACCCAGGTCACAATCCAGCCAATCTTGTGGTGCGCATTGTTTGGATACAAGTCTGGGGTCTGCGCATTATATATCACGCCGATCAAGACTCCAAGAGCATTTGTAGCTAGGAAAACAAATTGCGCCGGTAGTGTAAAGCGAGAGTTTGCCAGTGAGAACATGACGGCTGGGGGGTTGGTCGTGTTAGTCGGCGCATAaagctcaacaccatgaaAACTTACCAATTGGTAGAATAAATACCCAAGAAAGAACCATTAATGCAACATGTGTGCATATAACTCCAATATGTTCAGTATGCGCAAAGTATGTATCGGGATAGTCCTCGTCTTTGGGCGGTTGTGTCGTTGTGTTGCCGTCATGGCCCATTCccatgtccatgtccatACTTTCACCACCACCATGCGCAATTACCACAGGTAAAAGCGCCAGAAGCAATGCGCCGGATGCGCGCGATATCATTTTTGTATAGATCATACTGGCAAAGTACGTCCAGAAAGATTTGTCTGCAGAAGGAAACAATAGATGCaacgagacaagacaagacaactGGACGAGAAGAGGTCGCAAGCAGTAGTTATACTTGTTTACAGCCAGAAAGACACAAGTAGGAGGACATATATAATCATGCGATCAAGTAGACGTCAAAACGAAGAGTGTTTCAAGGAATCATGACATGGCATTGTTTTAAAACAAACCCTCTTCTATTATTACTGTCGGGCCCGAGGGGCCGAAAACAGGTCATGGGCTGAGGCATTGGAATCTCTTGGTCAGTCGGAGACAAAGCGACGAGAGCCAAGAGAGGATACGCAGCAGTTGACCATCCGAAGCTTCCGAattgcttcatcatggaagTTGTACCTTTACCTTTCGACAGAGAAAACAACacaacaaaaaaaaaaaaagagatgCGGTAAGCATTTGGATAGTGGGGGATCCTCAAATGGGGCCGGCCGGTGGGGGGGACATCTTCAGTAGACTACACCACTGTATCTGTATCGTAGAGGTCACTGTACATGCACCAGATCATCTGGTCAGGCTCTTTGATCAACGTGGTCCGCGGGCCCCATGTACTGTACtatactttactttactttacttacTTTGAGGATTTGTTGGTTCCGAATAGTTACCTTTTTAGTTCGTTCATGGTCAACGTGATCGATCGATCGGCACGGAAACTTTGGAAAAGGCATCTTCTCGAAGAACGTCAAGGCATTTCGGCGGAGATGAAGTGGATATCACGGGCCATGGATGGATCCTCTTCCATTCCTATTCTCACCGAGCATAGAGATCATTAGTTACTGGTCACAAGAACTTGTGTGTTGTAACTTGCTGCAAGCATCGCAACCCTTCACCACGTTTGGTTACCACCATTACATGCACCTCAACTCGGATCCGATAAACGGGCAGTCAGTCACTGGCTTACCAGTGAATTACGAATATTCAGTCATAAGCTCTACACGTACTAACTGTGGCTTCTCATCCATTACTCAAAACCGACTTGTTAAGCCCccatcatcgacatcaaagCATAGACTGATATCGAGCAAAATGCCGAAATCCACATGAGAGCTTTCGTCTTTACAGGCATCATCATGCATCATGGAGAGCTTTAATGCCGGCTGCTTCGACGCTAGTTACCTCATCCCGCTGTGAAATAAAGCTACGGCGTCATTCATTGGATACAGCGGGCTTCAACCTCTTTGATGTGTATAATCCCGGTCCAGCATCTCCACCCAAGTTCAACCCAACTACGCCGACAATTCCGCACactttctcttcagctctTGACTTACAAAGTTTTTACGTCTGTGCAGTGTAAACGATAAGGCTGGATATGACGCGTAGTGTAGTCAAATATTCGTTTAGGGCTGGCAAAGAAATGTACACATCTACAGCGTACTATATGTACTAGATACGCTTTATACGCCTTACTGCATGTGCGTGTCTCTGACTTACATGCACTTGATAAGTCTGTGCTAGCCGAGCGGGAACTTTCCACGGAAACTTCCTTCATGGACATCGATGACTACGGATGATTCATACCGAAGTGTCTTGGCAATCACTGATCTctgatcaagatcaagaaatGTAACTGCAACTGTAGGTCTGGGCACTAGACTGCCTACCTTACGGCATTTTCAGGCTTTATCATTATCTCCGTCTCCGTGGACCCGATGATGCCGGTCAAGCAGACAGACAGACGCATTCCATTAAACAGGGTCACAACCCACCAACCTCGAGCTGTCAAAATGGTCACAAGGCGTCACATAACCATGCTCATGAACAAGGAAGTGCCTGAAGCCGGGCGTAAGATACAGGGGTCATGAGAAGGAATATTTGCTCAAGTTGGACGGTTATGGAGTACCACCATGATATCAGATTACCCTAGATGTTCCCCTCCGCTGACCAATTACTACCTTTTACAGCACACAACTCGGTTGAAGAGGTGCATAATCAGACAATTTTCTACTCCAATCTAGGACAGAATTATCGGATCGTTCATGATGTGATGTGCTGGCTCACCGCCCGCTTAGTTGTTGTGTCTATGGTGCTGACTTGCATCCATCGTGTGTATTACACCCAAAAGAGTCAGCTATCTTGGGTTACAACCCGAGCCAGCAAATAAGAGCGAATACAATGATCTCGCCAAGAACGGTAACTCGTGGTCAACTTGTCTCCGTTTCTCAGGCATACGCATGTCTGTACGTATGCCATACGCCAAAATTTACTCCCGAACACTCCGCAGTTTGAGTACTGAGGCTGTAAGGTAATCAACGATTAAACCTGTATCATCGAGCTCTTGCTTTTTACGGTCTGTCGTATGATATTCGGACAAAATTGGACCGTTTGTGACTGCATGAAACGTACCTCTAAACGACGGGTTTAATGTTGCAGTCTCAATGCACCAAAGACAACTCTTGTACTGTACTTGCATGGGGAGCTTGGGATCTGATGTGACAACATTGCATTGCATCCTAGCCATTCTCCGCAATCGGCCGAACTGAAGCTGTAGCATTACAGTGTCAAGAGGATCTGCTTacaattcatcatcagcagcaatGCCAGTTGTTGAGAACATGGCCAGTACCGTTAGTTTGTTTGATAGAGTGGCTGCGTTAGTGGACAGGGGTGTGTTCCCAAAACCAGAACCTAGTTGGCGATCCCCACCAGTCAGTGAATCCCATCCATGATGCTCGCTAAAATATTTATCACATCAAGACTTGGATGATGTGAATGATCCGACGCTGCCGAAGGCCCTGCCTCATCTCGCTAGTTTACCATACAAACTTGCTACAAAACTCAGCTCTTGGCATGCCCAAATCATGCCACAAACCTAACCCAGTCCATCTTGTTTGAAAGTCCGTATTCCCGAGCAAACACGCTTCCTCACAATGGCCTTTCGGGGTAATGATGAATACCAACTA
Coding sequences within it:
- a CDS encoding DNA repair protein rhp54; this translates as MGAASPLVATPLAGKDKTLGKRMPTPSSIDRLHKPFKCPGVAGRSTAVDRPSRKRRKVDYGGADGEADNDKPYSNDDRLALATRDINRFPVFQAKDKGLVFRKAFSVPLKNKDSAAYNPNRAPPTLGLRQGAVFIAKPLHDPSGEFAIVLHDPTVDDKPRDVPKAIEPAKTETADGKLDAPLVHKSLAEILGIKKKVDGEHPRVPVVIDPKLAKILRPHQVEGVKFMYRCVTGLIDEKANGCIMADEMGLGKTLQCISLMWTLLKQSPDAGKPTIQKAIVVCPASLVKNWANELVKWLGPNAINPFAIDGKASKEELTRQLRQWAIASGRAVTRPVIIVSYETLRLNVEELKHTKIGLLFCDEGHRLKNSDSNTFNALNSLNVSRRVILTGTPIQNDLTEYFSLTSFANPDLLGTRLEFRKRYEIPILRGRDADASEEDRKKGDECTAALLNVVNKFLIRRTNDILSKYLPVKYEHVVFCNLAPFQFDLYNYFIKSPDIQALLRGKGSQPLKAINILKKLCNHPDLLNMADDLPGSEQCFPDDYVPKESRGRDREIKSWYSGKMAVLDRMLARIRQDTNDKIVLISNYTSTLDLFERMCRSRQYGCLRLDGTMNVNKRQKLVDRFNDPEGDEFVFLLSSKAGGCGINLIGANRLVLFDPDWNPAADQQALARVWRDGQKKDCFVYRFIATGTIEEKIFQRQSHKQSLSSCVVDSAEDVERHFSLDSLRELFQYRPDTKSDTHETFKCKRCKPDGKQYIKAPAMLYGDTSTWNHFVNEGLKPIQDLLLRQECGESEVSAVFQYISH
- a CDS encoding hypothetical protein (At least one base has a quality score < 10), with product MIYTKMISRASGALLLALLPVVIAHGGGESMDMDMGMGHDGNTTTQPPKDEDYPDTYFAHTEHIGVICTHVALMVLSWVFILPIAVMFSLANSRFTLPAQFVFLATNALGVLIGVIYNAQTPDLYPNNAHHKIGWIVTWVVCAQVLVSAVGCIAGALKGKGKTSSNERHAFLPVATREADYSSHNGYHNDSPYRMSNDSGRGTEPNTPSLRSDSASTLNGMESPVNNPRKEYEDDDGDLEELSLASPEPQGTFARHASKIAASRVWKYLNLGRCIVDRIILPFGFIALATGVVTFGRFFEGGGIFNGLAHWIKGGVFFWLGIFTLGRWTGSFGELGWAWNVRPRKNSQKWRPSAEFVESFLIFFYGATNIFMEHLGGWGGDWTAQDMEHISITVLFIGGGLCGMLIESTRIRDLLNTTVDEVQPKSPYTVEEANESEAPDTYEFSLNPIPALVIMLLGLMMSSHTQHTMMSSMVHKQWGDLLLGASLARGLTYLIMYLKPPKSIFPSRPPTELLAAFGLIAGGIIFMASVCQPPLQKDSKS